From the genome of Amyelois transitella isolate CPQ chromosome 16, ilAmyTran1.1, whole genome shotgun sequence, one region includes:
- the LOC106140784 gene encoding myotubularin-related protein 10-A isoform X3 encodes MSEIKKGELVVGAAHNVIMLTPLSERDQGRMGSLFVTNYKLSFVPLEHSPYDESCQRNYLLGPHDVPLTGVGAIWMTDGGPVRRRRVGLNGDMPEKVKGLQVICKNMKVLTFSFVNSSKGNGRKIAMALVHHAFPKRHHLLFAFEYKEPYYRTLPLDLNMFDRPADWRRELERCDCPHWRITPINATLDAFMLTASPTLIVPNSSLDCNLIDYARHFKNGRIPIWVWGREEGAALLRSGELLPTDLALKTECVLFEQVRRIHPKLTPPRVIYLCGNSFTNSPSPNTLPPLGILQASYKKLAELCTPTTLGGFWIQDSQYYSILDSSRWLRYVANCLAFADEAADHLSRNVTVVLQEGDGVDYCAVVSSLTQLLVDPYFRTISGFQSLIQKEWVALGHPFCDRFGLPRPGSSAEASKDATKTGSAPQSAPVFLLFLDCVWQLTNQFPAHFQFTETYLTTLWDCAHNHVFDTFLFNCPRDRDLPMIKFQCPETYLSSSEETEGAISHASNTRTLVANRRDSYSLRIKNFIQRPVWDWSEQFSEQDKALFYNPLFSINKTPNTPKQRISQTSLSMKTPELSRLEPCTSIAGMELWSQCYERWLLPLDAMHSGVIQYHIHNYAVLKEIQQLNEKLSQLSIMANRQSNGTETSDSNRTVVSRFYPFSAGRRDALTGTLDSMQVSLIDASQLLDSQSLLNAPD; translated from the exons ATGtcggaaattaaaaaag gaGAACTGGTAGTGGGGGCGGCGCACAATGTGATAATGCTGACTCCCCTCAGCGAAAGGGACCAGGGGCGCATGGGGTCACTCTTCGTGACAAACTACAAGTTGTCTTTTGTGCCGTTGGAACATTCCCCGTACGAT GAAAGCTGCCAACGCAACTACTTACTAGGACCGCATGACGTGCCCCTAACGGGTGTGGGGGCTATATGGATGACCGACGGGGGTCCCGTGCGGCGGAGACGAGTGGGCCTCAACGGAGACATGCCGGAAAAGGTCAAAGGCCTCCAAGTCATATGCAAG AACATGAAAGTCCTCACATTCAGCTTCGTGAACTCCTCAAAAGGCAACGGCAGGAAGATCGCTATGGCCCTCGTCCACCACGCGTTCCCGAAACGTCACCACCTCCTATTCGCGTTCGAATACAAAGAGCCTTACTACAGAACGCTGCCTTTAGATTTAAACATGTTTGACAGACCAGCTGATTGGCGGAGAGAATTGGAACGTTGCGATTGTCCGCATTGGAGAATTACCCCGATAAATGCGACGTTAGATGCCTTCATGTTGACGGCCAGTCCGACGCTGATAGTCCCGAATTCGTCGCTGGACTGCAATCTTATTGATTACGCGAGACATTTTAAAAACGGGCGTATTCCTATTTGGGTGTGGGGGCGGGAGGAGGGGGCGGCGCTGCTGAGGAGCGGCGAGTTGCTGCCCACTGATCTGGCGTTGAAGACAGAGTGTGTTTTGTTCGAGCAG GTACGTCGGATTCATCCGAAACTAACGCCGCCTCGAGTGATATACCTCTGCGGCAACAGCTTCACAAACAGTCCGAGTCCGAACACGCTGCCGCCACTCGGTATACTTCAGGCGTCGTATAAAAAACTAGCCGAGTTGTGTACTCCCACTACTTTAGGAGGATTTTGG ATACAAGATTCACAATACTACTCCATCCTGGATTCAAGTAGATGGCTGCGGTACGTGGCCAACTGCTTGGCTTTCGCAGACGAGGCGGCAGATCATCTGTCTAGGAATGTTACTGTTGTTTTACAAGAAG GCGACGGCGTAGATTACTGCGCGGTGGTGTCGTCTTTAACGCAGCTGTTGGTGGACCCCTACTTCCGCACCATATCGGGCTTCCAGTCGCTCATTCAGAAGGAATGGGTGGCGCTTGGTCATCCATTCTGTGACAG attCGGCCTCCCGCGGCCCGGTAGCAGCGCGGAAGCATCCAAAGACGCAACAAAGACAGGCTCCGCCCCGCAATCCGCGCCCGTGTTCCTCCTCTTCCTTGACTGCGTATGGCAACTAACAAATCAGTTCCCAGCGCACTTCCAGTTCACGGAAACGTACCTTACGACGCTGTGGGACTGCGCACATAATCATGTCTTCGATACGTTCCTGTTCAACTGCCCGAGGGACCGCGACCTGCCTATGATTAAA TTTCAGTGCCCGGAAACCTACCTTTCGTCCTCCGAGGAGACAGAAGGAGCCATTAGTCATGCGTCTAATACTCGTACTCTTGTCGCCAACCGGCGAGATAGCTATTCGCTGCGCATCAAG AATTTCATCCAGAGGCCAGTTTGGGACTGGAGCGAGCAGTTCTCCGAGCAGGACAAAGCCTTGTTTTACAACCCGCTGTTTTCCATCAACAAGACGCCCAATACGCCAAAACAGAGGATAT CACAAACATCGCTGAGTATGAAAACGCCCGAATTATCACGACTGGAACCTTGCACGTCCATAGCGGGCATGGAACTTTGGTCCCAGTGTTACGAGCGATGGCTGTTACCACTCGACGCGATGCACTCGGGCGTCATCCAATACCACATCCACAACTACGCCGTACTGAAAGAG aTTCAACAGCTAAACGAAAAATTATCCCAACTATCCATAATGGCGAACCGGCAGTCGAACGGCACGGAAACGTCGGATTCTAACCGCACAGTCGTATCTCGGTTCTATCCATTCAGCGCGGGAAGACGGGACGCGCTCACGGGGACTTTAGACTCCATGCAG GTAAGTTTGATCGACGCCAGCCAACTTCTGGACTCCCAGTCCCTTCTGAACGCGCCCGACTAA
- the LOC106140784 gene encoding myotubularin-related protein 10-A isoform X2 — protein MQLISPFYENNGEKNGSLQEVKPKLLNGELVVGAAHNVIMLTPLSERDQGRMGSLFVTNYKLSFVPLEHSPYDESCQRNYLLGPHDVPLTGVGAIWMTDGGPVRRRRVGLNGDMPEKVKGLQVICKNMKVLTFSFVNSSKGNGRKIAMALVHHAFPKRHHLLFAFEYKEPYYRTLPLDLNMFDRPADWRRELERCDCPHWRITPINATLDAFMLTASPTLIVPNSSLDCNLIDYARHFKNGRIPIWVWGREEGAALLRSGELLPTDLALKTECVLFEQVRRIHPKLTPPRVIYLCGNSFTNSPSPNTLPPLGILQASYKKLAELCTPTTLGGFWIQDSQYYSILDSSRWLRYVANCLAFADEAADHLSRNVTVVLQEGDGVDYCAVVSSLTQLLVDPYFRTISGFQSLIQKEWVALGHPFCDRFGLPRPGSSAEASKDATKTGSAPQSAPVFLLFLDCVWQLTNQFPAHFQFTETYLTTLWDCAHNHVFDTFLFNCPRDRDLPMIKFQCPETYLSSSEETEGAISHASNTRTLVANRRDSYSLRIKNFIQRPVWDWSEQFSEQDKALFYNPLFSINKTPNTPKQRISQTSLSMKTPELSRLEPCTSIAGMELWSQCYERWLLPLDAMHSGVIQYHIHNYAVLKEIQQLNEKLSQLSIMANRQSNGTETSDSNRTVVSRFYPFSAGRRDALTGTLDSMQVSLIDASQLLDSQSLLNAPD, from the exons gaGAACTGGTAGTGGGGGCGGCGCACAATGTGATAATGCTGACTCCCCTCAGCGAAAGGGACCAGGGGCGCATGGGGTCACTCTTCGTGACAAACTACAAGTTGTCTTTTGTGCCGTTGGAACATTCCCCGTACGAT GAAAGCTGCCAACGCAACTACTTACTAGGACCGCATGACGTGCCCCTAACGGGTGTGGGGGCTATATGGATGACCGACGGGGGTCCCGTGCGGCGGAGACGAGTGGGCCTCAACGGAGACATGCCGGAAAAGGTCAAAGGCCTCCAAGTCATATGCAAG AACATGAAAGTCCTCACATTCAGCTTCGTGAACTCCTCAAAAGGCAACGGCAGGAAGATCGCTATGGCCCTCGTCCACCACGCGTTCCCGAAACGTCACCACCTCCTATTCGCGTTCGAATACAAAGAGCCTTACTACAGAACGCTGCCTTTAGATTTAAACATGTTTGACAGACCAGCTGATTGGCGGAGAGAATTGGAACGTTGCGATTGTCCGCATTGGAGAATTACCCCGATAAATGCGACGTTAGATGCCTTCATGTTGACGGCCAGTCCGACGCTGATAGTCCCGAATTCGTCGCTGGACTGCAATCTTATTGATTACGCGAGACATTTTAAAAACGGGCGTATTCCTATTTGGGTGTGGGGGCGGGAGGAGGGGGCGGCGCTGCTGAGGAGCGGCGAGTTGCTGCCCACTGATCTGGCGTTGAAGACAGAGTGTGTTTTGTTCGAGCAG GTACGTCGGATTCATCCGAAACTAACGCCGCCTCGAGTGATATACCTCTGCGGCAACAGCTTCACAAACAGTCCGAGTCCGAACACGCTGCCGCCACTCGGTATACTTCAGGCGTCGTATAAAAAACTAGCCGAGTTGTGTACTCCCACTACTTTAGGAGGATTTTGG ATACAAGATTCACAATACTACTCCATCCTGGATTCAAGTAGATGGCTGCGGTACGTGGCCAACTGCTTGGCTTTCGCAGACGAGGCGGCAGATCATCTGTCTAGGAATGTTACTGTTGTTTTACAAGAAG GCGACGGCGTAGATTACTGCGCGGTGGTGTCGTCTTTAACGCAGCTGTTGGTGGACCCCTACTTCCGCACCATATCGGGCTTCCAGTCGCTCATTCAGAAGGAATGGGTGGCGCTTGGTCATCCATTCTGTGACAG attCGGCCTCCCGCGGCCCGGTAGCAGCGCGGAAGCATCCAAAGACGCAACAAAGACAGGCTCCGCCCCGCAATCCGCGCCCGTGTTCCTCCTCTTCCTTGACTGCGTATGGCAACTAACAAATCAGTTCCCAGCGCACTTCCAGTTCACGGAAACGTACCTTACGACGCTGTGGGACTGCGCACATAATCATGTCTTCGATACGTTCCTGTTCAACTGCCCGAGGGACCGCGACCTGCCTATGATTAAA TTTCAGTGCCCGGAAACCTACCTTTCGTCCTCCGAGGAGACAGAAGGAGCCATTAGTCATGCGTCTAATACTCGTACTCTTGTCGCCAACCGGCGAGATAGCTATTCGCTGCGCATCAAG AATTTCATCCAGAGGCCAGTTTGGGACTGGAGCGAGCAGTTCTCCGAGCAGGACAAAGCCTTGTTTTACAACCCGCTGTTTTCCATCAACAAGACGCCCAATACGCCAAAACAGAGGATAT CACAAACATCGCTGAGTATGAAAACGCCCGAATTATCACGACTGGAACCTTGCACGTCCATAGCGGGCATGGAACTTTGGTCCCAGTGTTACGAGCGATGGCTGTTACCACTCGACGCGATGCACTCGGGCGTCATCCAATACCACATCCACAACTACGCCGTACTGAAAGAG aTTCAACAGCTAAACGAAAAATTATCCCAACTATCCATAATGGCGAACCGGCAGTCGAACGGCACGGAAACGTCGGATTCTAACCGCACAGTCGTATCTCGGTTCTATCCATTCAGCGCGGGAAGACGGGACGCGCTCACGGGGACTTTAGACTCCATGCAG GTAAGTTTGATCGACGCCAGCCAACTTCTGGACTCCCAGTCCCTTCTGAACGCGCCCGACTAA
- the LOC106140784 gene encoding myotubularin-related protein 10-A isoform X4 codes for MITMSEKLPNFTSYINSPKNNGEKNGSLQEVKPKLLNGELVVGAAHNVIMLTPLSERDQGRMGSLFVTNYKLSFVPLEHSPYDESCQRNYLLGPHDVPLTGVGAIWMTDGGPVRRRRVGLNGDMPEKVKGLQVICKNMKVLTFSFVNSSKGNGRKIAMALVHHAFPKRHHLLFAFEYKEPYYRTLPLDLNMFDRPADWRRELERCDCPHWRITPINATLDAFMLTASPTLIVPNSSLDCNLIDYARHFKNGRIPIWVWGREEGAALLRSGELLPTDLALKTECVLFEQVRRIHPKLTPPRVIYLCGNSFTNSPSPNTLPPLGILQASYKKLAELCTPTTLGGFWIQDSQYYSILDSSRWLRYVANCLAFADEAADHLSRNVTVVLQEGDGVDYCAVVSSLTQLLVDPYFRTISGFQSLIQKEWVALGHPFCDRFGLPRPGSSAEASKDATKTGSAPQSAPVFLLFLDCVWQLTNQFPAHFQFTETYLTTLWDCAHNHVFDTFLFNCPRDRDLPMIKNFIQRPVWDWSEQFSEQDKALFYNPLFSINKTPNTPKQRISQTSLSMKTPELSRLEPCTSIAGMELWSQCYERWLLPLDAMHSGVIQYHIHNYAVLKEIQQLNEKLSQLSIMANRQSNGTETSDSNRTVVSRFYPFSAGRRDALTGTLDSMQVSLIDASQLLDSQSLLNAPD; via the exons gaGAACTGGTAGTGGGGGCGGCGCACAATGTGATAATGCTGACTCCCCTCAGCGAAAGGGACCAGGGGCGCATGGGGTCACTCTTCGTGACAAACTACAAGTTGTCTTTTGTGCCGTTGGAACATTCCCCGTACGAT GAAAGCTGCCAACGCAACTACTTACTAGGACCGCATGACGTGCCCCTAACGGGTGTGGGGGCTATATGGATGACCGACGGGGGTCCCGTGCGGCGGAGACGAGTGGGCCTCAACGGAGACATGCCGGAAAAGGTCAAAGGCCTCCAAGTCATATGCAAG AACATGAAAGTCCTCACATTCAGCTTCGTGAACTCCTCAAAAGGCAACGGCAGGAAGATCGCTATGGCCCTCGTCCACCACGCGTTCCCGAAACGTCACCACCTCCTATTCGCGTTCGAATACAAAGAGCCTTACTACAGAACGCTGCCTTTAGATTTAAACATGTTTGACAGACCAGCTGATTGGCGGAGAGAATTGGAACGTTGCGATTGTCCGCATTGGAGAATTACCCCGATAAATGCGACGTTAGATGCCTTCATGTTGACGGCCAGTCCGACGCTGATAGTCCCGAATTCGTCGCTGGACTGCAATCTTATTGATTACGCGAGACATTTTAAAAACGGGCGTATTCCTATTTGGGTGTGGGGGCGGGAGGAGGGGGCGGCGCTGCTGAGGAGCGGCGAGTTGCTGCCCACTGATCTGGCGTTGAAGACAGAGTGTGTTTTGTTCGAGCAG GTACGTCGGATTCATCCGAAACTAACGCCGCCTCGAGTGATATACCTCTGCGGCAACAGCTTCACAAACAGTCCGAGTCCGAACACGCTGCCGCCACTCGGTATACTTCAGGCGTCGTATAAAAAACTAGCCGAGTTGTGTACTCCCACTACTTTAGGAGGATTTTGG ATACAAGATTCACAATACTACTCCATCCTGGATTCAAGTAGATGGCTGCGGTACGTGGCCAACTGCTTGGCTTTCGCAGACGAGGCGGCAGATCATCTGTCTAGGAATGTTACTGTTGTTTTACAAGAAG GCGACGGCGTAGATTACTGCGCGGTGGTGTCGTCTTTAACGCAGCTGTTGGTGGACCCCTACTTCCGCACCATATCGGGCTTCCAGTCGCTCATTCAGAAGGAATGGGTGGCGCTTGGTCATCCATTCTGTGACAG attCGGCCTCCCGCGGCCCGGTAGCAGCGCGGAAGCATCCAAAGACGCAACAAAGACAGGCTCCGCCCCGCAATCCGCGCCCGTGTTCCTCCTCTTCCTTGACTGCGTATGGCAACTAACAAATCAGTTCCCAGCGCACTTCCAGTTCACGGAAACGTACCTTACGACGCTGTGGGACTGCGCACATAATCATGTCTTCGATACGTTCCTGTTCAACTGCCCGAGGGACCGCGACCTGCCTATGATTAAA AATTTCATCCAGAGGCCAGTTTGGGACTGGAGCGAGCAGTTCTCCGAGCAGGACAAAGCCTTGTTTTACAACCCGCTGTTTTCCATCAACAAGACGCCCAATACGCCAAAACAGAGGATAT CACAAACATCGCTGAGTATGAAAACGCCCGAATTATCACGACTGGAACCTTGCACGTCCATAGCGGGCATGGAACTTTGGTCCCAGTGTTACGAGCGATGGCTGTTACCACTCGACGCGATGCACTCGGGCGTCATCCAATACCACATCCACAACTACGCCGTACTGAAAGAG aTTCAACAGCTAAACGAAAAATTATCCCAACTATCCATAATGGCGAACCGGCAGTCGAACGGCACGGAAACGTCGGATTCTAACCGCACAGTCGTATCTCGGTTCTATCCATTCAGCGCGGGAAGACGGGACGCGCTCACGGGGACTTTAGACTCCATGCAG GTAAGTTTGATCGACGCCAGCCAACTTCTGGACTCCCAGTCCCTTCTGAACGCGCCCGACTAA
- the LOC106140784 gene encoding myotubularin-related protein 10-A isoform X1, translated as MITMSEKLPNFTSYINSPKNNGEKNGSLQEVKPKLLNGELVVGAAHNVIMLTPLSERDQGRMGSLFVTNYKLSFVPLEHSPYDESCQRNYLLGPHDVPLTGVGAIWMTDGGPVRRRRVGLNGDMPEKVKGLQVICKNMKVLTFSFVNSSKGNGRKIAMALVHHAFPKRHHLLFAFEYKEPYYRTLPLDLNMFDRPADWRRELERCDCPHWRITPINATLDAFMLTASPTLIVPNSSLDCNLIDYARHFKNGRIPIWVWGREEGAALLRSGELLPTDLALKTECVLFEQVRRIHPKLTPPRVIYLCGNSFTNSPSPNTLPPLGILQASYKKLAELCTPTTLGGFWIQDSQYYSILDSSRWLRYVANCLAFADEAADHLSRNVTVVLQEGDGVDYCAVVSSLTQLLVDPYFRTISGFQSLIQKEWVALGHPFCDRFGLPRPGSSAEASKDATKTGSAPQSAPVFLLFLDCVWQLTNQFPAHFQFTETYLTTLWDCAHNHVFDTFLFNCPRDRDLPMIKFQCPETYLSSSEETEGAISHASNTRTLVANRRDSYSLRIKNFIQRPVWDWSEQFSEQDKALFYNPLFSINKTPNTPKQRISQTSLSMKTPELSRLEPCTSIAGMELWSQCYERWLLPLDAMHSGVIQYHIHNYAVLKEIQQLNEKLSQLSIMANRQSNGTETSDSNRTVVSRFYPFSAGRRDALTGTLDSMQVSLIDASQLLDSQSLLNAPD; from the exons gaGAACTGGTAGTGGGGGCGGCGCACAATGTGATAATGCTGACTCCCCTCAGCGAAAGGGACCAGGGGCGCATGGGGTCACTCTTCGTGACAAACTACAAGTTGTCTTTTGTGCCGTTGGAACATTCCCCGTACGAT GAAAGCTGCCAACGCAACTACTTACTAGGACCGCATGACGTGCCCCTAACGGGTGTGGGGGCTATATGGATGACCGACGGGGGTCCCGTGCGGCGGAGACGAGTGGGCCTCAACGGAGACATGCCGGAAAAGGTCAAAGGCCTCCAAGTCATATGCAAG AACATGAAAGTCCTCACATTCAGCTTCGTGAACTCCTCAAAAGGCAACGGCAGGAAGATCGCTATGGCCCTCGTCCACCACGCGTTCCCGAAACGTCACCACCTCCTATTCGCGTTCGAATACAAAGAGCCTTACTACAGAACGCTGCCTTTAGATTTAAACATGTTTGACAGACCAGCTGATTGGCGGAGAGAATTGGAACGTTGCGATTGTCCGCATTGGAGAATTACCCCGATAAATGCGACGTTAGATGCCTTCATGTTGACGGCCAGTCCGACGCTGATAGTCCCGAATTCGTCGCTGGACTGCAATCTTATTGATTACGCGAGACATTTTAAAAACGGGCGTATTCCTATTTGGGTGTGGGGGCGGGAGGAGGGGGCGGCGCTGCTGAGGAGCGGCGAGTTGCTGCCCACTGATCTGGCGTTGAAGACAGAGTGTGTTTTGTTCGAGCAG GTACGTCGGATTCATCCGAAACTAACGCCGCCTCGAGTGATATACCTCTGCGGCAACAGCTTCACAAACAGTCCGAGTCCGAACACGCTGCCGCCACTCGGTATACTTCAGGCGTCGTATAAAAAACTAGCCGAGTTGTGTACTCCCACTACTTTAGGAGGATTTTGG ATACAAGATTCACAATACTACTCCATCCTGGATTCAAGTAGATGGCTGCGGTACGTGGCCAACTGCTTGGCTTTCGCAGACGAGGCGGCAGATCATCTGTCTAGGAATGTTACTGTTGTTTTACAAGAAG GCGACGGCGTAGATTACTGCGCGGTGGTGTCGTCTTTAACGCAGCTGTTGGTGGACCCCTACTTCCGCACCATATCGGGCTTCCAGTCGCTCATTCAGAAGGAATGGGTGGCGCTTGGTCATCCATTCTGTGACAG attCGGCCTCCCGCGGCCCGGTAGCAGCGCGGAAGCATCCAAAGACGCAACAAAGACAGGCTCCGCCCCGCAATCCGCGCCCGTGTTCCTCCTCTTCCTTGACTGCGTATGGCAACTAACAAATCAGTTCCCAGCGCACTTCCAGTTCACGGAAACGTACCTTACGACGCTGTGGGACTGCGCACATAATCATGTCTTCGATACGTTCCTGTTCAACTGCCCGAGGGACCGCGACCTGCCTATGATTAAA TTTCAGTGCCCGGAAACCTACCTTTCGTCCTCCGAGGAGACAGAAGGAGCCATTAGTCATGCGTCTAATACTCGTACTCTTGTCGCCAACCGGCGAGATAGCTATTCGCTGCGCATCAAG AATTTCATCCAGAGGCCAGTTTGGGACTGGAGCGAGCAGTTCTCCGAGCAGGACAAAGCCTTGTTTTACAACCCGCTGTTTTCCATCAACAAGACGCCCAATACGCCAAAACAGAGGATAT CACAAACATCGCTGAGTATGAAAACGCCCGAATTATCACGACTGGAACCTTGCACGTCCATAGCGGGCATGGAACTTTGGTCCCAGTGTTACGAGCGATGGCTGTTACCACTCGACGCGATGCACTCGGGCGTCATCCAATACCACATCCACAACTACGCCGTACTGAAAGAG aTTCAACAGCTAAACGAAAAATTATCCCAACTATCCATAATGGCGAACCGGCAGTCGAACGGCACGGAAACGTCGGATTCTAACCGCACAGTCGTATCTCGGTTCTATCCATTCAGCGCGGGAAGACGGGACGCGCTCACGGGGACTTTAGACTCCATGCAG GTAAGTTTGATCGACGCCAGCCAACTTCTGGACTCCCAGTCCCTTCTGAACGCGCCCGACTAA